A stretch of Myceligenerans xiligouense DNA encodes these proteins:
- a CDS encoding methylated-DNA--[protein]-cysteine S-methyltransferase — protein MHTTTIATPDGPFTLVASDDALLASGWTERVDDLVALIHRSLVPAPAPAEGTPPGTGVLADAAEAVRAYYDGDHHAPSRVPVRQASGEYRAHAWDVLRDVAPGERLTYTEYAVRTGRPSAVRAAAGACAMNAAALFVPCHRVLRTDGTLGGFRYGLGIKESLLRREGTE, from the coding sequence GTGCACACCACCACCATCGCCACCCCGGACGGCCCGTTCACCCTCGTCGCGTCCGACGACGCCCTGCTGGCCTCCGGCTGGACCGAACGCGTCGACGACCTCGTCGCCCTGATCCATCGCTCTCTTGTCCCCGCCCCCGCCCCCGCGGAAGGCACCCCACCGGGCACCGGCGTCCTGGCCGATGCCGCCGAGGCCGTCAGGGCCTACTACGACGGCGACCATCACGCCCCCTCGCGCGTACCCGTCCGCCAGGCGAGCGGGGAGTACCGCGCGCACGCGTGGGACGTACTGCGCGACGTCGCTCCTGGTGAGCGGCTCACCTACACGGAGTACGCGGTCCGGACCGGCCGGCCGTCCGCGGTGCGCGCCGCGGCGGGGGCCTGCGCGATGAACGCGGCGGCACTGTTCGTGCCGTGCCACCGCGTCCTGCGCACGGACGGCACGCTGGGCGGATTCCGCTACGGCCTGGGCATCAAGGAAAGCCTGCTCCGCCGGGAAGGAACGGAGTAG
- a CDS encoding carbohydrate ABC transporter permease: protein MTTTTPQMPTPQPVRPASSGLNERARKARKALSNPWASTLAIVIAIIWTVPTVGLLVTSFRPELDIRTSGWWTVFGDAFSGEGVFSLRNYETALFGSSTNMIDFFVNSFVVTLPAVFIPITIALLAAYGFAWIDFKGRDILFIAVFALQIVPIQITLVPLLSAYVDFNINGTFWTIWLSHSIFALPLAIFLLHNFMKDVPRSLVEAARVDGAGHVKIFFQVMLPLLTPAIAAFGIFQFLWVWNDLLVALVMGDLRTFPLTVRIAELAGSRGGDWHVLSAGAFISMVVPVIVFLALQRYFVRGMLAGAVKG from the coding sequence ATGACCACGACCACGCCGCAGATGCCGACACCCCAGCCCGTCCGGCCGGCGTCGTCGGGTCTGAACGAACGCGCGCGCAAGGCGCGCAAGGCTCTCAGCAACCCCTGGGCCAGCACTCTCGCGATCGTGATCGCGATCATCTGGACCGTGCCGACCGTGGGGCTGCTCGTCACGTCGTTCCGTCCGGAGCTGGACATCCGCACGAGCGGGTGGTGGACGGTCTTCGGGGACGCTTTCTCGGGCGAGGGCGTGTTCTCGCTGCGGAACTACGAGACAGCGCTGTTCGGCAGCTCGACCAACATGATCGACTTCTTCGTGAACTCGTTCGTGGTCACGCTGCCCGCGGTGTTCATCCCGATCACCATCGCGCTGCTGGCCGCGTACGGCTTCGCGTGGATCGACTTCAAGGGACGCGACATCCTTTTCATCGCGGTGTTCGCCCTGCAGATCGTGCCGATCCAGATCACGCTGGTGCCGCTGCTGTCGGCGTACGTGGACTTCAACATCAACGGCACCTTCTGGACCATCTGGCTGTCGCACTCGATCTTCGCGCTGCCGCTGGCGATCTTCCTGCTGCACAACTTCATGAAGGACGTGCCGAGGTCGCTCGTCGAGGCGGCGCGGGTCGACGGCGCCGGGCACGTGAAGATCTTCTTCCAGGTGATGCTGCCACTGCTCACGCCGGCGATCGCCGCGTTCGGCATCTTCCAGTTCCTGTGGGTGTGGAACGACCTGCTGGTCGCCCTGGTCATGGGTGACCTGCGCACCTTCCCGCTCACGGTGCGCATCGCGGAGCTGGCGGGTTCGCGCGGCGGCGACTGGCACGTGCTGTCGGCGGGTGCGTTCATCTCGATGGTGGTGCCGGTGATCGTGTTCCTGGCCCTGCAGCGCTACTTCGTGCGCGGGATGCTCGCGGGGGCGGTCAAGGGCTGA
- a CDS encoding carbohydrate ABC transporter permease, producing the protein MDWLKYAGDDPVHKLLLMLIAIVLFVVLMAIILFVVDRPRNPPRWFVGFGFTGIALLLLLAGLVYPALSTIWTSFLRRNSGDFVGLDNYVRAFTEPQFLIVLGNTALWVLVAPLVATFLGLVYAYLVDRSRFEKIAKGLVFLPMAISMVGASIIWKFVYEFKPQGVEQTGVLNQFMVWLGGEPQQWLLSRPLNTFLIMVVFVWIQTGFAMTLLSASIKAIPTDITEAARLDGVSGFGMFWRITIPSIRPALIVVLTTIAMTTLKTFDIVRTMTAGQFDTSIVALEFYDQGFRQNDAGMAAALAVLLFVIVVPVVVYNVRQQRKVEEIR; encoded by the coding sequence TTGGACTGGCTGAAGTACGCCGGCGACGACCCGGTGCACAAACTGCTTCTCATGCTGATCGCGATCGTGCTCTTCGTGGTGCTGATGGCGATCATCCTCTTCGTCGTCGACCGGCCGCGGAACCCGCCGCGCTGGTTCGTCGGGTTCGGCTTCACCGGCATCGCCCTGCTGCTCCTGCTGGCGGGCCTGGTCTACCCGGCGCTGAGCACGATCTGGACGTCGTTCCTGCGCCGTAACTCCGGCGACTTCGTCGGTCTCGACAACTACGTGCGGGCGTTCACCGAGCCGCAGTTCCTCATCGTGCTGGGAAACACGGCACTGTGGGTTCTCGTGGCACCACTCGTCGCCACCTTCCTCGGTCTCGTCTATGCCTATCTCGTGGACCGCAGCCGGTTCGAGAAGATTGCCAAGGGCCTCGTCTTCCTGCCGATGGCGATCTCCATGGTGGGCGCCTCGATCATCTGGAAGTTCGTCTACGAGTTCAAGCCTCAGGGTGTCGAGCAGACGGGCGTGCTGAACCAGTTCATGGTGTGGCTCGGCGGCGAGCCGCAGCAGTGGCTGCTGAGCAGGCCGCTGAACACCTTCCTCATCATGGTCGTGTTCGTCTGGATCCAGACGGGCTTCGCCATGACCCTGCTCTCGGCGTCGATCAAGGCGATCCCGACCGACATCACGGAGGCCGCGCGGCTGGACGGCGTGAGCGGGTTCGGCATGTTCTGGCGCATCACGATCCCGAGCATCCGGCCAGCTCTGATCGTCGTCCTCACCACCATCGCCATGACCACGCTCAAGACGTTCGACATCGTCCGGACCATGACGGCCGGGCAGTTCGACACGTCGATCGTGGCCCTCGAGTTCTACGACCAGGGCTTCCGGCAGAACGACGCCGGCATGGCCGCGGCGCTGGCCGTCCTGCTGTTCGTCATCGTCGTGCCGGTGGTCGTGTACAACGTGCGCCAGCAGCGCAAGGTGGAGGAGATCCGATGA
- a CDS encoding SCO7613 C-terminal domain-containing membrane protein has product MTETWGPWHDIAHRLEDTRRCPACGMGLDSPVCRRCGLDLSVARAHDVRRLSLDAAQVLRRRAEVIAEMRTAQAAARNRNLASGRGGAAVANPPAPAARSGGAAPDTPAAAVPVPPAPARRTAPSAPSGPPVKPDRPRRGRDISLQPILAGAGATLLAVAAVVFVFFTFGDNLALRAVVTGIVTVAAATVAGLLRRGGLRTTSEAVAALAAVLCWVDVELAMQAGLLGGLEPPLARAVVLALLAPAFIVVGHRLRVRTWVSAGLVAALAVPPSAAAGMPASAWSSWWWVAAWVLVAFVAWAAMRALAMFARGDGDGVRFTVESRALRVVRAAGVPAALLASVAASAGPVVTPLSAWGATAVLWCAVVAVALLGGLLLRVRSWVTAAALGSPVVPPLVAAGLPVSEWTAWWWTCGFVGVALAAFAAASGLPTMARRLGDDLGRPFTAEARLLRVARGLGFPLALLASCFAVEIPPLDGWGTTAVLWSAVVAAALGGGYALRVRSWASAAVLAAPAVPLLVVGGTDVTAWSAWWWTCAGVATAFVALAAMRGLPAIARRLGDRLGRPFTRESGVLRVVRSLGFPLVLVVSCFAAELPMLSATGATAVLWSSVTAVALLAGVWLRVRSWISTGLVAVLPVPILGELAFLGDVAGSSWRWVGEFLLVALLAWAGYRAVGPLAGRLGVRESATTFRGELFFLRLVRGTGVPLALVAAAVLPPAEAFGLPYDAVFGENFAARSALLWVVVVLFGALAGHWLRVRSWMSAAVLAAPLLPLWAAWALALEVESPWLVPLACLVAAVMTVLPRAADAVSGPRLGTRFAPERRVLDAGAAIAVVAAVTGSVDVQSPDLLPGRGGMAVLVALAAVTAAVLRRVTHHRAWLYAGGALATASGALLGWAPGDPAVGWVPLGAACAWIVLAVLTAPRLLQVARLGSVRHALAPGTRHDLLRSGWAVAVAAAVPAAIFVLGRVLDVWAVAASAPRTDWFVPAGSVVGPVFDVGPTAGAGSGLPAWAGLGTVALALVTLLAARLVPGDDTSAPERSTAPFLVLLAVVGLVLHPWLPATAALTLLAVLGLVLVAATARPPVTWPRLRPTVEAVRNTGGALARAAGSLRLIGGRPVTSAEYRRARHAAVTGAVLVIVLLGAYSWISRPTAAAGALAVSALVLSLRATLPRPAHPWLVGAGYLYPLVVLGVVLAWLDLSLVAAVCTVSAAASLVTILVTLATRTSRNEWYAVLGVTAAPFLAGVVTVVFERTWWSAGAAAAMLALELVLLLTARAGLPVPVRAGSAFLLLPTASVMITSAGAMLFEVSGSPYVLPTAATFVAAVAAGAARIAERIDLRVPDAGGPRGPGIARTIRGMLERSALLTGSIVILLAYLRPAAGPDIAVAVLLILAAGATLVAREPGRGRVWPLAGALLLAALWTALASSGVRLVEAYTLPPAAGAVVVGVLAARRLRNGGKEPGSTPARAVRNAWALAGAGAALAVVPSFIAYLTRPDAGDWRAYALVAVAFVALGAALLAGRWAWARVARLGLTGVAAFTSLAGVLESWRVAPMPGAWPGDRGVRSPDAGQASSYASGRIGEPFTGIPAATDLAFVAGLSWAAAAVAVLALSVLVVRPAAGPRLTGLLRRHGFVPALVLGTVSVLVHMEPAWGAVITLLVLELALLVGLVLGVRRLVARRAMGAAPWLVWVCAALVAIAAWSPRELRVEAFSAPLGAALVLAGGLALRDRLRREPATPPRLGAWPVGFAGSWRTLALGLLALVGPSVLSTATDPLTLRACGVVFVALMAVLAGSRLRLSAPFWLGGVTLGVEVLVVFAKLGVGVSPLPWILTLVPAAIVLLIIATLDERRTAASGGTAAYLRDLR; this is encoded by the coding sequence ATGACCGAGACCTGGGGTCCCTGGCATGACATCGCGCACCGCCTCGAGGACACGCGGAGGTGTCCCGCATGCGGGATGGGCCTCGACAGTCCCGTGTGCCGCAGGTGTGGCCTCGACCTGAGCGTCGCGCGCGCCCACGACGTGCGGCGGCTGTCGCTCGATGCCGCCCAGGTGCTGCGGCGGCGTGCCGAGGTGATCGCCGAGATGCGCACGGCTCAGGCAGCAGCGCGGAACCGGAACCTCGCATCCGGTCGCGGGGGCGCCGCGGTGGCGAACCCGCCGGCACCGGCCGCGCGGTCCGGCGGTGCGGCCCCCGACACGCCGGCCGCTGCGGTCCCCGTTCCGCCCGCCCCCGCCCGCCGCACCGCTCCCTCCGCTCCCTCCGGGCCCCCGGTGAAGCCGGACCGCCCGCGCCGAGGGCGCGACATCTCCCTGCAGCCGATCCTCGCGGGTGCGGGGGCGACCCTGCTCGCCGTCGCGGCGGTGGTCTTCGTCTTCTTCACGTTCGGCGACAACCTGGCGCTGCGCGCCGTGGTCACCGGAATCGTCACCGTGGCCGCCGCCACCGTCGCGGGACTGCTGCGCCGGGGTGGCCTCCGGACGACCAGCGAGGCCGTCGCCGCTCTTGCCGCCGTCCTGTGCTGGGTCGATGTCGAGCTGGCGATGCAGGCCGGGCTGCTCGGCGGGCTCGAACCGCCGCTGGCACGCGCCGTCGTCCTGGCCCTCCTGGCGCCGGCGTTCATCGTGGTCGGGCACCGGCTGCGCGTGCGGACCTGGGTGTCGGCGGGCCTGGTCGCGGCATTGGCGGTACCGCCGTCGGCGGCCGCCGGAATGCCGGCCTCGGCGTGGTCGTCCTGGTGGTGGGTCGCCGCATGGGTGCTGGTCGCGTTCGTGGCGTGGGCGGCGATGCGCGCCCTGGCGATGTTCGCCCGGGGGGACGGTGACGGCGTCCGGTTCACCGTCGAGTCGCGCGCCCTGCGCGTGGTCCGCGCGGCGGGCGTCCCGGCCGCGCTCCTGGCGTCGGTCGCCGCGTCGGCGGGGCCGGTCGTGACGCCGCTGTCCGCGTGGGGCGCGACCGCGGTGCTCTGGTGCGCCGTCGTCGCGGTGGCGCTGCTGGGCGGGCTGCTGCTGCGGGTCCGCTCCTGGGTGACCGCCGCCGCGCTCGGGTCGCCCGTGGTTCCGCCGCTGGTCGCCGCCGGCCTGCCCGTGTCGGAATGGACCGCGTGGTGGTGGACGTGCGGTTTCGTCGGGGTCGCCCTCGCCGCCTTCGCGGCCGCGAGCGGGCTGCCCACGATGGCCCGGCGCCTGGGCGACGACCTCGGGCGGCCCTTCACGGCGGAGGCTCGTCTGCTGCGGGTGGCCCGCGGCCTGGGCTTCCCGCTGGCTCTCCTGGCCTCGTGCTTCGCGGTCGAGATCCCACCGCTCGACGGCTGGGGGACGACGGCGGTGCTCTGGTCCGCCGTCGTGGCCGCCGCGCTCGGCGGCGGCTACGCGCTCCGCGTCCGGTCGTGGGCCTCGGCCGCCGTGCTGGCGGCCCCGGCGGTACCGCTCCTCGTCGTGGGCGGCACGGACGTGACGGCCTGGTCGGCCTGGTGGTGGACGTGCGCAGGCGTGGCGACGGCGTTCGTCGCGCTGGCCGCGATGCGCGGGCTGCCCGCGATCGCCCGGCGCCTCGGCGACCGGCTCGGCCGCCCGTTCACGCGGGAGTCGGGCGTGCTCCGGGTGGTCCGGAGCCTGGGTTTCCCGCTGGTGCTGGTGGTCTCGTGCTTCGCGGCCGAGCTCCCGATGCTCTCGGCGACGGGCGCGACGGCGGTGCTCTGGAGCTCGGTGACCGCGGTCGCCCTCCTCGCCGGGGTGTGGCTCCGGGTGCGCTCGTGGATCTCCACCGGCCTGGTCGCGGTCCTGCCGGTGCCGATCCTCGGGGAGCTGGCGTTCCTGGGCGACGTGGCGGGCAGTTCCTGGCGCTGGGTCGGCGAGTTCCTCCTGGTGGCGCTCCTGGCCTGGGCGGGCTACCGCGCCGTCGGACCGCTCGCGGGGCGGCTGGGGGTGCGGGAGTCCGCCACGACGTTCCGGGGAGAGCTCTTCTTCCTGCGACTGGTCCGAGGCACCGGAGTCCCTCTGGCGCTCGTGGCCGCGGCCGTGCTGCCGCCGGCCGAGGCGTTCGGGCTGCCGTACGACGCCGTGTTCGGGGAGAACTTCGCCGCCCGCTCGGCGCTGCTGTGGGTGGTGGTCGTCCTGTTCGGCGCCCTCGCCGGGCACTGGCTGCGCGTCCGCTCCTGGATGTCGGCCGCGGTGCTCGCCGCACCGCTGCTGCCCCTGTGGGCCGCGTGGGCGTTGGCCCTCGAGGTCGAGAGCCCATGGCTGGTGCCCCTCGCCTGCCTGGTGGCGGCGGTCATGACGGTGCTGCCCCGGGCGGCCGACGCCGTCTCCGGACCGAGGCTCGGAACCCGGTTCGCGCCCGAGAGGCGAGTGCTCGACGCGGGCGCCGCGATAGCCGTGGTGGCCGCTGTGACCGGCTCCGTCGACGTCCAGTCGCCGGACCTGCTTCCCGGGCGGGGAGGAATGGCAGTCCTCGTCGCGCTGGCAGCCGTGACCGCCGCCGTGCTCCGGCGCGTCACGCACCACCGGGCATGGCTGTACGCGGGCGGAGCCCTCGCGACCGCCTCCGGTGCCCTGCTCGGCTGGGCGCCCGGCGACCCGGCCGTGGGCTGGGTGCCTCTCGGGGCCGCCTGCGCCTGGATCGTGCTGGCGGTGCTGACCGCGCCGCGCCTGCTCCAGGTGGCCCGGCTGGGATCCGTCCGCCACGCGCTCGCCCCCGGGACCCGACACGACCTGCTGCGCAGCGGTTGGGCCGTCGCGGTGGCCGCGGCCGTGCCCGCGGCGATCTTCGTCCTGGGTCGCGTGCTGGACGTGTGGGCCGTCGCCGCGTCGGCCCCGCGGACCGACTGGTTCGTGCCCGCGGGCAGCGTCGTCGGCCCGGTGTTCGACGTCGGCCCCACCGCCGGCGCCGGTTCGGGGCTTCCCGCCTGGGCGGGCCTGGGAACGGTCGCCCTGGCGCTCGTCACGCTGCTCGCGGCGCGGCTCGTACCCGGCGACGACACGTCCGCCCCCGAGCGGTCCACCGCGCCGTTCCTCGTGCTGCTCGCGGTGGTCGGACTCGTGCTGCACCCGTGGCTCCCCGCCACGGCCGCGCTCACCCTCCTGGCGGTGCTCGGCCTCGTGCTCGTCGCGGCGACAGCTCGCCCGCCGGTCACCTGGCCCCGCCTCCGCCCCACCGTGGAAGCGGTCCGGAACACCGGCGGCGCGCTGGCTCGCGCGGCGGGAAGCCTGCGCCTGATCGGCGGGCGTCCGGTCACCTCCGCCGAGTACCGCCGCGCGCGGCACGCCGCCGTCACCGGCGCCGTCCTCGTGATCGTCCTGCTGGGCGCGTACTCGTGGATCTCCCGCCCCACCGCGGCCGCCGGCGCCCTCGCCGTCAGCGCCCTCGTCCTGTCGCTGCGCGCCACCCTGCCGCGGCCCGCCCACCCCTGGCTGGTCGGCGCCGGGTACCTGTATCCGCTGGTGGTGCTGGGCGTGGTGCTCGCCTGGCTCGACCTCTCGCTCGTCGCCGCGGTCTGCACCGTCTCCGCGGCCGCGTCGCTCGTGACGATCCTGGTCACCCTGGCCACCCGCACCTCGCGGAACGAGTGGTACGCGGTGCTCGGCGTGACCGCGGCCCCGTTCCTGGCGGGCGTGGTCACCGTCGTGTTCGAACGCACGTGGTGGTCGGCGGGCGCCGCGGCCGCGATGCTCGCGCTCGAACTGGTGCTGCTCCTCACCGCCCGGGCGGGGCTGCCGGTGCCCGTGCGCGCCGGATCGGCGTTCCTGCTGCTCCCGACGGCATCGGTGATGATCACCAGCGCCGGCGCGATGCTGTTCGAGGTCTCCGGATCGCCGTACGTGCTCCCGACCGCCGCCACGTTCGTCGCGGCGGTCGCCGCCGGCGCGGCACGGATCGCCGAGCGGATCGACCTCCGGGTGCCCGACGCCGGCGGCCCCCGCGGCCCGGGGATCGCCCGCACGATCCGCGGCATGCTGGAACGCTCCGCACTGCTCACCGGATCGATCGTGATCCTCCTCGCGTACCTGCGCCCGGCCGCCGGACCCGACATCGCCGTCGCCGTCCTGCTCATCCTCGCGGCGGGCGCGACACTCGTCGCCCGCGAGCCGGGGCGCGGGCGGGTCTGGCCGCTCGCCGGGGCGCTGTTGCTCGCGGCCCTGTGGACGGCGCTCGCGTCGAGCGGGGTCCGGCTGGTGGAGGCGTACACGCTGCCGCCCGCGGCCGGCGCCGTCGTGGTCGGCGTCCTGGCCGCCCGGCGGCTGCGGAACGGCGGCAAGGAGCCGGGCTCCACCCCGGCGCGTGCCGTGCGGAACGCCTGGGCGCTCGCCGGCGCGGGCGCCGCGCTCGCCGTCGTGCCGAGCTTCATCGCCTATCTGACCAGGCCCGACGCCGGTGACTGGCGCGCGTACGCGCTCGTGGCCGTCGCCTTCGTCGCACTCGGTGCCGCCCTCCTGGCCGGGCGCTGGGCGTGGGCGCGCGTCGCGCGGCTGGGTCTGACCGGAGTCGCCGCGTTCACGTCGCTCGCCGGCGTGCTCGAGTCGTGGCGGGTGGCGCCGATGCCGGGTGCCTGGCCGGGCGACCGCGGGGTGCGGTCGCCGGATGCCGGGCAGGCCTCGTCGTACGCCTCCGGCCGGATCGGGGAGCCGTTCACCGGCATCCCCGCCGCGACGGATCTCGCGTTCGTCGCCGGGCTGTCCTGGGCGGCGGCCGCGGTGGCGGTGCTGGCGCTGAGCGTGCTGGTGGTGCGGCCGGCGGCGGGGCCCCGGCTGACCGGACTGCTGCGGCGCCACGGGTTCGTGCCCGCGCTCGTGCTGGGCACCGTGTCCGTGCTGGTGCACATGGAGCCCGCCTGGGGCGCGGTGATCACGTTGCTGGTGCTCGAGCTCGCCCTGCTCGTGGGGCTCGTGCTCGGTGTCCGCAGGCTGGTGGCGCGCCGGGCGATGGGCGCGGCGCCGTGGCTGGTCTGGGTGTGTGCCGCGCTCGTCGCGATCGCGGCGTGGTCACCGCGCGAACTGCGGGTCGAGGCGTTCTCCGCGCCGCTGGGCGCGGCGCTCGTCCTCGCGGGCGGGTTGGCGCTGCGCGACCGGCTGCGGCGGGAGCCCGCGACCCCGCCGCGGCTCGGGGCGTGGCCGGTCGGCTTCGCCGGTTCGTGGCGGACGCTCGCCCTCGGCCTGCTCGCGCTCGTGGGTCCGTCGGTGCTGTCCACAGCCACCGACCCGCTCACCCTTCGCGCCTGCGGCGTGGTGTTCGTCGCGCTGATGGCGGTGCTGGCGGGGTCGCGGCTGCGCCTCTCGGCGCCGTTCTGGCTCGGCGGCGTCACCCTGGGCGTGGAGGTCCTGGTGGTGTTCGCGAAGCTCGGCGTGGGCGTCTCACCGCTGCCGTGGATCCTGACACTGGTCCCGGCGGCGATCGTGCTGCTGATCATCGCGACCCTCGACGAACGCCGCACGGCGGCGTCGGGCGGCACGGCGGCCTACCTCCGCGACCTCCGCTGA
- a CDS encoding AlkA N-terminal domain-containing protein, producing MTDVVHDSAAGRDAPDGPLFAERYRAIAARDMRFDGQFFTAVRTTGIYCRPSCPARTPKPANVTFYLTSAAAHDAGFRACKRCLPEATPGTPEWNLRQDLAGRAMRLIADGVVDREGVDGLAVRLGYSVRQISRLLAGELGAGPLALARAQRAQTARALLSETDLRLADVAFAAGFGSIRQFNDTIVEIFAATPSEIRARARRRGNGAAPRTTMARVPLAPVDAGETGENDAEGRPTDRQLLRLSLPVRLPFDARGVLAFLAARAIDGVESADLAGPDLRYARTLTLPHGPGAFEVRYREPDRSDPSAADRTASVGVTVEVSRLADVPVAVTRIRRLLDLDADPVAVDRALAADPALAAGVAAAPGIRVPGAVDAAELLVRAIVGQQISVAAARTHLSRLAGAVGMPYASGIPGLSRLFPTPEQVADGARHHLRLPARNIGTIETTMRALDTGDLAVSVGDDPTELRRRLVERPGIGPWTAGYVALRVLGDPDILMDGDVALLAGARTLGLLDGEAPRARQFRELAARGSAWAPWRSYAAMHLWRRAS from the coding sequence ATGACCGACGTCGTCCACGATTCAGCGGCCGGGCGCGACGCGCCGGACGGTCCGCTCTTCGCCGAGCGGTACCGCGCGATCGCGGCGCGCGACATGCGGTTCGACGGGCAGTTCTTCACGGCCGTCCGGACCACCGGGATCTACTGCCGGCCGTCGTGCCCGGCGCGCACGCCGAAGCCGGCGAACGTCACGTTCTACCTGACCAGCGCCGCCGCGCACGACGCCGGGTTCCGGGCGTGCAAGCGCTGCCTCCCCGAGGCCACGCCCGGCACACCCGAGTGGAACCTGCGCCAGGACCTGGCAGGGCGGGCGATGCGGCTGATCGCCGACGGCGTGGTGGACCGCGAGGGCGTCGACGGCCTGGCCGTACGTCTCGGCTACTCGGTGCGGCAGATCAGCCGCCTGCTCGCCGGGGAGCTGGGCGCCGGCCCGCTGGCGCTGGCGCGCGCGCAGCGCGCCCAGACGGCGCGGGCGTTGCTGAGCGAGACGGATCTGCGGCTGGCCGACGTCGCGTTCGCAGCCGGCTTCGGCTCGATCCGCCAGTTCAACGACACGATCGTCGAGATCTTCGCGGCCACGCCGTCGGAGATCCGGGCGCGGGCGCGGCGCCGAGGCAACGGCGCGGCCCCCCGCACGACCATGGCCCGCGTTCCCCTCGCCCCGGTCGACGCCGGCGAGACCGGCGAGAACGACGCCGAGGGCCGGCCGACCGACCGGCAGCTGCTCCGGCTCAGCCTTCCCGTGCGGCTGCCGTTCGACGCACGGGGAGTGCTCGCGTTCCTGGCCGCTCGCGCGATCGACGGCGTGGAGTCGGCGGATCTCGCCGGTCCCGATCTCCGCTACGCCCGGACCCTGACGCTTCCGCACGGTCCGGGCGCCTTCGAGGTGCGCTACCGCGAGCCGGACCGCTCCGATCCCTCGGCCGCCGACCGCACCGCGTCCGTGGGCGTCACGGTCGAGGTGTCGCGACTCGCCGATGTTCCCGTCGCCGTGACCCGCATCCGGCGGCTCCTGGACCTGGACGCCGACCCGGTGGCCGTGGACCGCGCGCTGGCGGCCGACCCCGCCCTCGCGGCGGGCGTCGCCGCGGCGCCCGGGATCCGCGTGCCCGGCGCGGTGGACGCCGCCGAGCTGCTGGTGCGGGCGATCGTCGGGCAGCAGATCAGCGTCGCCGCCGCGCGCACGCACCTGTCCCGGCTCGCCGGCGCCGTCGGCATGCCGTACGCGTCGGGCATCCCCGGCCTCTCGCGGTTGTTCCCCACCCCGGAGCAGGTGGCCGACGGCGCACGCCACCACCTGCGGCTCCCGGCCCGCAACATCGGCACCATCGAGACGACCATGCGCGCGCTCGACACCGGTGATCTCGCCGTCAGCGTCGGGGACGACCCCACCGAACTACGGCGTCGTCTCGTGGAACGCCCCGGGATCGGCCCCTGGACGGCCGGCTACGTGGCGCTGCGGGTGCTCGGGGACCCGGACATCCTCATGGACGGCGACGTCGCACTGCTGGCGGGCGCGCGCACGCTGGGCCTGCTCGACGGCGAGGCGCCGCGTGCGCGGCAGTTCCGCGAGCTCGCCGCCCGCGGCTCGGCCTGGGCTCCGTGGCGCTCGTATGCCGCGATGCATCTCTGGCGGCGTGCCTCCTGA